One window of Nocardia sp. NBC_00508 genomic DNA carries:
- a CDS encoding SRPBCC family protein produces the protein MAQRYALAESDDDFLMTAARRYVHNVDIGADPAAVWAALTADDALVSWSPVISAMEWTAPRPFGVGATRTVTLGGVVRLDERFYRWDEGKRMTFTVDAASIPGLRRFAEDIVLAPRTEGTRLTWTFALEGTPALRPLLALASPANRLVTSTIANGTARVRTLHGRTR, from the coding sequence ATGGCACAACGCTATGCACTCGCCGAATCCGACGACGACTTTCTCATGACCGCCGCGCGACGCTATGTCCACAACGTCGATATCGGGGCCGATCCCGCGGCCGTGTGGGCCGCATTGACCGCGGATGACGCGCTGGTGTCGTGGTCGCCGGTGATCAGTGCCATGGAATGGACCGCACCGCGCCCGTTCGGCGTCGGCGCCACCCGCACCGTCACCCTCGGCGGCGTGGTGCGGTTGGACGAGCGCTTCTACCGCTGGGACGAGGGCAAGCGGATGACCTTCACCGTCGACGCCGCATCCATCCCCGGACTGCGACGCTTCGCCGAAGACATCGTGCTCGCGCCGCGCACCGAAGGCACCCGCCTCACGTGGACATTTGCCCTCGAGGGCACACCCGCGCTGCGACCGCTGCTGGCGTTGGCCAGTCCCGCCAATCGACTCGTCACCTCGACCATCGCCAACGGCACGGCCCGGGTCCGAACCCTGCACGGAAGGACGCGCTAG
- a CDS encoding flavin-containing monooxygenase has protein sequence MATSSEHRQIVIVGAGFGGIGLAIKLRQAGFDDLVILERADDLGGTWQANTYPGCACDVPSQLYSYSFAPNPDWSRKYGKQGEILEYIRAVATEHGALHHIRFDTEMLDARWDDQVSRWRIDTTRGAFTADFLISATGLFAEAKYPSLPGLDTFAGKAFHSLHWDHDYDLTGKRVAVIGTGASAVQFVPEIQPKVAELVLFQRSAPWIVPRLDRRTHGLERLLLRQVPMAGKLIRGSWYTALEGFGLVGFVDKRFRHPYELLGRLQLRRQVRDPLLRRTLTPDYMIGCKRAIFSDSYLPALDQPNVEVVTDPIAEVRPHSIVLRDGTERAVDAIIYGTGFTSIPSAFERFTGRDGLSMAELYRQQPQSYLGATLAGFPNFFCTLGPFGAAGNQSAIFMIESQIAYIVDALTTMRALGARRVEVKPQVQDAFLDEMARRSAETVWVTGGCTGYYQTPDGRNAGLYPNWSFEYRRRTSRFDTDSYEVSA, from the coding sequence ATGGCTACCTCGAGCGAACATCGACAGATCGTGATAGTCGGCGCCGGCTTCGGCGGCATCGGCCTGGCGATCAAGTTGCGGCAGGCCGGATTCGACGATCTGGTCATCCTGGAGCGTGCCGACGACCTGGGTGGCACCTGGCAGGCCAACACCTACCCCGGCTGCGCCTGTGACGTGCCGTCGCAGCTGTACAGCTATTCCTTCGCCCCGAATCCGGACTGGTCACGCAAGTACGGCAAGCAGGGCGAGATCCTCGAGTACATCCGCGCTGTGGCGACTGAACACGGTGCACTGCACCATATTCGGTTCGATACGGAAATGCTCGATGCACGCTGGGACGATCAGGTGTCGCGCTGGCGCATCGACACCACCCGAGGTGCGTTCACCGCCGACTTCTTGATCTCCGCGACCGGACTGTTCGCCGAGGCCAAGTATCCGTCGCTGCCCGGCCTGGACACCTTCGCGGGCAAGGCTTTCCATTCGCTGCACTGGGACCATGACTACGACCTCACCGGCAAGCGGGTCGCGGTGATCGGCACCGGCGCCTCGGCAGTGCAGTTCGTACCCGAAATCCAGCCAAAGGTCGCCGAACTCGTGTTGTTCCAGCGGTCGGCACCGTGGATCGTGCCCCGCCTGGACCGGCGCACCCACGGCCTGGAGCGGCTGCTGCTTCGCCAGGTCCCCATGGCGGGCAAGCTGATCCGCGGCAGCTGGTATACCGCCTTGGAAGGCTTCGGCCTGGTCGGATTCGTCGACAAACGATTCCGGCACCCCTATGAACTGCTCGGCAGGCTGCAGTTACGGCGGCAAGTCCGGGATCCGCTGCTTCGCCGCACACTCACCCCGGACTACATGATCGGCTGCAAGCGCGCGATCTTCTCCGACTCCTACCTTCCCGCGCTGGACCAGCCCAATGTCGAGGTGGTCACCGACCCGATCGCCGAAGTGCGGCCGCACTCGATCGTGCTGCGCGACGGTACCGAACGGGCGGTCGACGCCATCATCTACGGCACCGGGTTCACCTCGATCCCAAGCGCATTCGAAAGGTTCACCGGCCGCGACGGGCTGTCGATGGCCGAGCTCTATCGTCAGCAGCCGCAAAGCTATCTCGGCGCCACCCTCGCCGGATTCCCGAATTTCTTCTGCACCCTCGGCCCGTTCGGCGCCGCGGGCAACCAGTCCGCCATCTTCATGATCGAATCGCAGATCGCCTACATCGTGGACGCCCTGACCACGATGCGCGCGCTCGGCGCGCGCCGAGTGGAGGTGAAGCCGCAGGTGCAGGATGCCTTCCTGGACGAGATGGCACGGCGAAGCGCGGAAACCGTCTGGGTCACCGGCGGCTGCACCGGCTACTACCAAACCCCAGACGGCCGCAACGCCGGCCTGTATCCCAACTGGAGCTTCGAATACCGCCGCCGCACCAGCCGATTCGACACCGACTCCTACGAGGTGAGCGCCTGA
- a CDS encoding metal-dependent hydrolase gives MAEKADATQRPYRDEVHAINARDVHFDFGSVPMHYIPGEVLATHIVNVMHLVLPEGERAMAQCLAEALPFIDDERLREEVQGFIGQESMHAASHEGARRHLQSIGLDVNSYVSKIAWLVDRVLGGHGLTGRAREEWLKERLGLFAGMEHFTAVIGEWLLNADILEERGMHPAMLDLVRWHGAEEVEHRSVVFDAYMHVDGSYARRARTAILATATLLPLFIVSTAHLYRKDPSADKGRFWVLQLVSATKRGVIPSWTTFFTETPRYLRLGFHPSQLGPMDKALRYLAHSPAARAGH, from the coding sequence ATGGCTGAGAAGGCTGACGCGACGCAGCGCCCGTACCGCGACGAAGTGCACGCGATCAATGCCCGGGACGTTCATTTCGACTTCGGCTCGGTCCCGATGCATTACATCCCCGGCGAGGTTCTCGCGACGCACATCGTCAACGTGATGCATCTGGTACTGCCGGAGGGCGAGCGAGCCATGGCCCAATGCCTCGCGGAGGCGCTGCCGTTCATCGACGACGAGCGGCTGCGGGAGGAGGTGCAGGGCTTCATCGGCCAGGAATCCATGCATGCGGCCAGTCATGAGGGCGCCCGCCGACATCTGCAGTCGATCGGGCTGGACGTCAACTCGTACGTGTCCAAGATCGCGTGGCTGGTTGACCGCGTCCTGGGCGGTCACGGACTCACCGGCCGCGCCCGAGAGGAGTGGCTGAAGGAACGGCTCGGACTGTTCGCCGGAATGGAACACTTCACCGCGGTGATCGGCGAGTGGCTGTTGAACGCGGACATCCTCGAAGAACGTGGCATGCATCCGGCGATGCTGGACCTGGTCCGTTGGCACGGCGCGGAAGAGGTCGAGCATCGCAGCGTGGTATTCGACGCGTACATGCATGTAGACGGCAGCTATGCCCGCCGGGCGCGCACCGCGATACTGGCGACCGCGACGTTGCTGCCGCTGTTCATCGTCTCGACCGCCCACCTGTACCGGAAGGATCCGTCGGCGGACAAGGGCCGATTCTGGGTCCTGCAGTTAGTCAGTGCCACCAAGCGTGGCGTAATACCCAGTTGGACGACGTTTTTCACAGAAACGCCACGGTATCTTCGCCTGGGCTTCCACCCCTCCCAGCTCGGTCCGATGGACAAGGCGCTGCGGTATCTCGCGCACTCCCCCGCAGCGCGGGCCGGGCATTGA
- a CDS encoding PDR/VanB family oxidoreductase, with amino-acid sequence MAEEFTPPPSLRMLGAVIDAYKQVFVSGPAAPLMSQSNPVRRNGFVLDVVVGRVTVEAEDVRSFTLRAAGAPLPAWRPGAHLDVSLPSGRQRQYSLCGDPSDRSCYRIAVRRIADGGGGSIEMHRDVRVGDMLRVRGPRNAFTFVEAPSYLFIAGGIGVTPILPMVAAAGSRGHLIYLGRSRASMPFLDELPDAEIRPDDECGVPDIAELIGRAEPGAAVYVCGPPPVLAAAQRTMFTVNPTGSLHTERFSARPVTGGREFDLTLARTGRMIRVGAQETALAAIRRAVPDAVYSCQQGFCGTCKTRVLAGDIEHRDRTLPDPERTDHILTCVSRAAGDALVLDL; translated from the coding sequence ATGGCAGAGGAATTCACCCCACCTCCGAGCCTGCGGATGCTGGGAGCCGTCATCGACGCCTACAAGCAGGTCTTCGTCTCCGGGCCCGCGGCGCCATTGATGTCGCAATCGAATCCGGTGCGACGCAATGGATTCGTTCTGGACGTTGTCGTAGGCCGGGTGACCGTGGAGGCGGAGGACGTGCGCTCCTTCACACTGCGCGCGGCCGGCGCGCCGCTGCCCGCGTGGCGGCCGGGCGCACACCTGGATGTCTCCCTGCCCTCGGGTAGGCAGCGGCAGTACTCACTGTGCGGCGACCCGAGCGATCGGTCTTGTTACCGAATCGCGGTGCGGCGCATCGCAGACGGCGGCGGCGGGTCGATCGAGATGCACCGGGATGTGCGCGTCGGCGACATGCTGCGGGTGCGCGGACCGCGAAACGCGTTCACCTTCGTCGAGGCGCCGTCATACCTGTTCATCGCTGGCGGCATCGGCGTCACCCCGATCCTGCCGATGGTCGCGGCCGCCGGATCACGCGGGCACCTCATATACCTCGGCCGGTCGCGGGCATCGATGCCGTTCCTGGACGAACTGCCCGATGCGGAGATCCGTCCGGACGACGAATGCGGAGTGCCCGACATCGCGGAGCTGATCGGCCGCGCCGAACCCGGTGCGGCGGTGTACGTGTGCGGTCCACCGCCGGTGCTCGCCGCCGCCCAGCGGACCATGTTCACCGTCAACCCGACCGGCTCCCTGCACACCGAGCGCTTCTCCGCCCGGCCGGTGACCGGCGGCAGGGAATTCGACCTCACCCTGGCCCGTACCGGGCGCATGATCCGGGTCGGTGCGCAGGAGACCGCGCTCGCCGCCATCCGGCGCGCGGTTCCCGATGCCGTCTACTCCTGCCAGCAGGGCTTCTGCGGAACCTGCAAGACGCGGGTGCTGGCCGGAGACATCGAGCACCGCGACCGGACCCTGCCCGATCCCGAACGCACCGACCACATACTCACCTGCGTCTCCCGTGCGGCGGGCGACGCACTGGTCCTCGACCTGTAG